TGCTATACAAAAACTCACTTGCCATGGTCTTAACTAGTCATGTCATATATTTCTCTACATTCGATTACTTCCTAGTTTCTTTTGACATTGCTTCGCTAGGACCATTGCTGTGCTGATGTTCAAACACTTTCAGGTACAACATGCGCTACTGTTCTGACAAAGGCTATATTCACTGAGGGTTGCAAGTCTGTAGCAGCTGGAATGAATGCAATGGATCTGAGACGAGGTATCTCGATGGCTGTTGATTCTGTGGTGACAAACCTGAAGGGTATGGCGAGAATGATCAACACGCCGGAGGAGATAGCACAGGTAACTGTTAATCTGCGTTGAGTCTGAAAGCTTCCAAtgtgtttgttctttttgAGACATGCTTGATAATTTATTCATAACTCTCTTGTAAAGGTGGGTACTATATCAGCTAATGGGGAAAGGGAGATTGGTGAGCTCATTGCAAAGGCTATGGAGAAGGTTGGTAAGGAGGGAGTTATCACCATTGCGGTAAGTTGATGCGCTAAAGACCTTGGAAATCTGGATACAAATTTGGTTTGGTGTTATTTTTTCCCTTGCCATTATGCCATCACATAATTTGCTGCTCTGTTTGTGTTGCACTGCAAAGAATTGCCATGGTCTTCAGGTTGCTAGTTTAAGAAATTAGCCAACTTTCCTGAAGAAGTGCTATATATGTTTTTTCCTTGTCTCCTTTAGGCATTGGGTCCTTTAATGTGTACTTTCATGACGCTCTTCAGACTATCTATAAATGTCATTATATGCCAGTCTAAGTTGCTCATATATGTATGGAACATTTTGATAGGATGGTAAAACTCTTTACAATGAGCTTGATGTTGTGGAAGGCATGAAGTTTGAGAGGGGTTACATCTCTCCGTACTTCATTACCAACCAAAAGAGCCAGAAGTGTGTAAgtactgtttttgttttcttagaGTTCTCTGCTATTTAAACTTACACTTATCTTGGTTTATATTTGAGAGTTATGTTAACTTTTCATAGGAACTAGAGGATCCCTTAATCTTGATACATGAGAAGAAGATATCCAGTTTTCCCGCGATGGTCAAGGTGTTGGAATATGCTCTCAAGGTAATTTGTTTATTTGCATATGTGATTCTGATTAATTATGAAATCTTATATTGCAAACTAATGGTCCACCCTTCTGCTTAAACAGATGAAAAAGCCTCTGCTTATTGTTGCAGAAGATTTAGAAAGTGAAGCACTGGGTACCCTGATTATTAACAAGCTTCGCATAAACATGAAGGTCAGTGTTGAAAACCTTTGTTCTTTGTGCCTAATAGTATATAGAGTTTCTCATCTTACTAGAGATGAAATGTAGGTCTGTGCAGTGAAAGCTCCTGGTTTTGGAGAGAACAGGAAATCTAACTTACAGGACCTTGCTATCCTTACAGGGGGTGAAGTAAGTCAATACTCAATAGCTCTTTCCTGTTGCATAATGATATTCActtctgttttgaaaaaattgCACCTTCCTGGGATCAGGTCATAACCGAGGAACTTGGAATGAACCTTGAGAACTTTGAGCCTCATGTGCTGGGTACTTGCAAGAAGGTATGACATTTGGCTAGCGTTGATTGTAGTTTTGTTTCAGACCTGGCTGAACGAAACTATTCACTAGCATAGCACCACAAGATCACCTTCCTGGAAACTATAAAGTTGTCAAGTTTAAATTAGTCATCCCTGTTTCTCACGAGGATAAAAGGTTGTTCTGTTTTAGCACTTAACATTGTATTAATTTAGACTTTGTGTGTAGGAAATTATCGTATGGATCTTTTCTATACTTCAATTTGACTGAGCTGATGTTTATAAACTGATACATTTTGGAAATGACTTCTAAATTGTAAGTAAGTTATGTTTGGTTTAAGCCCAAACGTGCCCTGCCAAAAAATTAGCTAACCAAATAACTGGTTATGCTTTTGCTAGCCCATGAGTTGACCAACTTTTGCCAAAAGGGTCTAAATTTGTGTCCTGTTAGGGCTCATGCTGTTCAGTGTCCATGCTTTAGGTAATGGTTTGTGGTTTAATGGAAGTGACGAAGTTTGTGCATGCAGGTTACGGTATCTAAGGATGACACAGTTGTCCTTGATGGAGCTGGAGATAAGAAAGCCATTGAAGAGAGAGCTGAACAGGTTCATTAATATATTAATTAGTTTTTCACGAGTCACTTTGGTTACATTCTTATCACTGTAAAATTCATTTTTAACAGCTGAGATCTGCAATTGAGGAAAGCACTTCTGACTATGATAAGGAAAAGATACAGGAGCGATTGGCAAAGCTTTCTGGTGGTATCGCTGTTCTGAAGGTACACCTTATTATCTAATATTGAGATAGAAGTATATGTAAATTGTGGTCAATCTGAATTGTGGGGCTAGTGCTTAATTGTTACATCTAAGTGATGCATAAATTGGCAAATGCGGATTAGTTGGTACGTAATTGGTATTATCAGAACTTATAGGAAATTTAGCATGGCATTTGTTGATTCTGGTGACTGCTCTGAGTTTCTAGTGTTGATGATTTTGATTACGGTATTTACTTAGATTGGTGGAGCGAGTGAACCTGAAGTTGGTGAAAAGAAGGACAGAGTGACTGATGCCCTAAATGCTACAAAAGCTGCAGTAGAGGAGGGCATTGTTCCAGGTTCTCACTCTACTGACGCCCAGCTGTTGAATTTTAGGGTGTTGCCGAATACCAGCCCATCATCATGGAAAGAAAAATTCTGATCTGTTTGTGATGTGCACAGGTGGTGGTGTTGCCCTTCTTTATGCCTCAAGAGATCTCGATAAGTTGCAGACTgccaactttgaccaaaagaTTGGTGTCCAGATCATTCAAAATGCTTTGAAGGTTTGGAgaattctttcttttcagtttGTCCTTCTATCTTTCTTTCATCGTTTGATGACTGGACTATTCCGCAGACCCCAGTACACACCATTGCGTCAAATGCTGGTGTAGAAGGAGCTGTCATTGTTGGCAAGCTCTTGGAACAGGATAATACTGACCTAGGCTATGATGCTGCCAAAGGTAGGGTGCAAAGTTTATCCATTCGTTGCTCTGTTTGGAGTTATGAACTTGGTTTaagtcatatttcttacgTTGGAAATATACTGTTTTTTCAACCTAGGTGAGTATGTGGACATGATAAAGGCTGGTATCATTGACCCACTCAAAGTGATCAGAACAGCCCTGGTGGATGCTGCAAGGTATTGTCTCTGATCCTCATTTGTATACTCGAAAATGCTTTTGTTCAACATTATATCAGTTGCTACTCCCTAGTAAGTGACAAcacacaaataaaataaaaatctaggAATTGTTCTGAAATCCCGAAATATCAGCTGTTTGGTAAGTTGCATGGCACATTCAACTGAAGCTTCCTTAAACGGATGGCAATGATCTTTATGGTTTTTTCATTCCTATTAGACTGATATATggaatttcaaaaataataatccatTTTCTGTTCATTGCAGTGTGTCGTCTCTGATGACCACCACAGAAGCTATCATTGTTGAGACCCCCACGGAAGAGAAGTCGGCACCTGCAATGGGTGGTGGCATGGGCGGGATGGGTTTCTAACTCACGGATTCGTGCCAAAACAATGTGATTATGTGAAACACTTAGGCTAGTATCATTGGGCAGTATGGATTCTTCGCTATGGACTTGCCAGTGTCTTTTTGCAGTACGGATTCATCTCTATGGATGAGGAGGCTATCACATTTTGTATTCTTCGACAAGAAgattcaaacttgaaacagAGTTTATGGTGGTTCCATACAAGCATTGGACTTGAAATTAAGAACTGAAGCTCTTTTATGCCTAGATGGCTAGATGTAGTCTTTTGAGGTTCACTGTGTTGACTATGCCAATGCGCAATTCGCAAGATGTGGTTATATCTGTATACATAGTAGACTGTTCCCATGCATGTGTAGTCTTCTCAAAATCATTCAGGTGTATTAGATGGGATAAGAGTATTCCATCAGACAGAATCCTTAGCGATCTCGTTGGCAACCAAATCGCGTACGAAGTCCAGCCTTGCACATCATACGCCCTATTGTTTCCAACGACAGTTCTACGGAGTATTTTTTATACCATGCTCCACCAAGCATAATGATACAGGAGCTTTTAGGAGGTGGCGAAAACCCATGGAGGACGATCCGTagaggaggagaaaatcaATGGAGTTGGGATGTGTAGAGGAACTATAGGgaagggagagaagagagatcaTGCAgaagtagttttttttttcttttggaaatgCAAACATGAATTACCTAGTAGACGACATCACCTTGAGGGCCATCGACATTCAAGTCGATGCCCACGGAAAGGTTACGGCCAATGCAGGGCAATCTATGAGCTACAGCATTACAACATTTAGAGGTGTAAAATCTGAAACTCAAAGAAGTTCGGCGCCAACAGGCCCTTAGTTTCTTCAACGATCATAGCGATCAGAGATCTATCAGATTCACGAGAGAGCATGAAACTTCGCGTgagaaaagaacaaacaacaaagGACTTACGAGAAAGACTGAGGATCCATCAGTTTCACGAGAGAGCATGAAACTTCGCGACAAAGGACTTTGGGGGAAAGATGGAGACAATGAGAAACAAAAAGGTGGTGGAGTCcaatttactactccctccgtcccatattaagcgactcaaattttctcaaatatcgatgtatctatacctaagaagcgtctagatacatgtaatagaaagtcaattaatatgggacggaaggagtagaaaCTTTTCCATCACGTAGACTATGACACGTGAAAGACGGAGCCGACGCGAGTCACGAGATCTAACATGTGTATTGAGTCATTTTCTGAACAAATCGCTTACCTATCAAAATACATCCTATAAGAATCGACGCAGAGTAGTCTATTTTGCTCAGTAAAATTATTAAAACAAATCAATAtatatctaaaaaaaacagataaaTTCCAAAACGTTCTATAAATAGAACTATTCGGTGTTTTCTGTTAACCAGGGGCAGAACCagagtacggagtagtatctttttttagaggaaaagAAACCGAAAACCTATGCTTATGGGGATCATCTCTCTCCGCCGGCGCTGCCCGGCCCAGCCCGTCTAGTAATCTATTCTCCCCGACGCGTAGATCTTTCTCTCTGCTCGTGCTCGACCGATCGAACGAACCCCAGTGTACCAGCCGCACAccgaaccctagccgccagcGCAGCGCCAGCTGCCAATCGCCCGAGGAGGCGACGAGCAGACGAGTCCGGCGACGCCcaccgtgcgccgccgccggtaacCCTCCCGTCCCTCCTCTGTCCTCTCCAGTGAACTGAATCGAATTTGTCGGTCCCAAAAAAAATCGGTTCCGAGGATTCTGCTACTAACTGCAACATTTGGTGCGGTAATTACGCACCCTCCCCAAATTAAAAGCAGGGACCGCACGGCAAAATTCCATCCGTTTCTCACTGCTCTCCCCTGCTTGTTCTGACCCGTCGCCACAGGTTCTAGGCAGGATGGCGGAGAATtcgtcggcgccggcagggGCCACCCTTCTCTCCAACCTGACTATGGCGGATGATTCGACTTCGCCGGCGACGACCACTCTGCCCTCCGTCCCCACGACGGGGGAGGATAAGCCTaagccgtcgccgccgcagctgcatCTCTTCAACTcgatgacgaagaagaaggagcCCTTCGTACCTCGCGTGGAGGGCAAGGTCGGTATGTACGTCTGCGGAGTCACGCCGTACGACTTCAGCCACATCGGCCACGCCCGCGCCTACGTCGCCTTCGACGTCCTCTACAGGTACCGCCCGGCTCAGATCCGGCGCCCTATGACTGCTTAGGTTCGCGATTGCATGGAAAGGTTGCTGTGAGCCTGTTGCTCGATGCTTCTAGTCGGTTGGATTCCGCTAAGACATGCTGAATTCGGTGCTTTGAAATGCGTGCGGAATAGGGGTTTAGATGTGGGATTATTTGTTCTATGATGATTGCCAACAGTAAGTGGTCCATTAAATCTAGTGTAATGTTGTGGAATTGTCCTTTCTAAGCTGTGCTCTGATTTGGTATATTCTGTAACCTTCATATGAATATATAACTGATGTTTCATACGAATTAGATTCCAGTGGGTTTTGAAATCTGGTTATGTGTTTTTTGACTTATGAGGCAGTGTTAAACCCTTGAAATCTGGTCATGctcttgttttttgtttttgtaccTTTTGCCATCGGGATGAACTACTTTGTGTATGCAGCACACATCATTTGCTTAACTTGTAACACCTTGAAGTTTAGCTGATGCAACAACTGTAGTTTTTAAAAATGAATGTTTCAATACATTTGCTGAAAGACTACATGCTAATCGAGTATAATAACAATATATTAAGCTGtttctactactactactcttGTGTAAACATTTCTTAATTGGTCTTCGATTCAATGTAGGTATCTTAAATTCTTGGGTTATGAAGTTGAATACGTGCGCAACTTCACCGACATCGATGATAAGGTAATAATCCATGTGGAACATTCTAGATGTGCACTTGCTAGTCGAGAAAATGGAATATATGTTGAATGTCTCGCTTATAAACTAAAGTAGAAGGAACGCACTATTTTGTTTGAAATGTATACATGTGTTGTTATCCCCATGGCTGGCAGAAAAGCTTTTTAACCTGTTCGGTGACACAATTATGCTCCGACTGGTGTCCTTAGCTCGAGTCAAATGGGTTCTCAACTACAAGATAATTCTAAGTCAATTTTCCGTACTTTTGAACAAAGCTCAATTTAAAAAATGTCAGGGTTCAATGAGATATGTACCATTTTGGCCAGAGTCGTACAGTTTTGCTCAGCCCTGACTATCAACTACTGTTGCTGGCATGGGTGAATGGTTCATGGAGCTGATCCTAAAGGTTGGGATGTTGCCTTTTTTTgtagtgaaaaaaaaatgctttggACTTGTATTTTGCTGCTATTTTATGTTTCTATTTAGATTAGCGCTTTACCTTTACTCTAATCATCTCTGGCGCAATACAATTTTATGTCATACAGTATTCATTTCTCAAAATTGCTTCTCTTCTGAGAACCTTTTTTTCAGATAAACTCAGTTCTTTAAGTTTTAATGTTGTAATGATTCCAGAGCTTGTTCTGGTTTTGCAGATTATTGATCGGGCAAACAAAGCTGGTGAAACTGTAACTAGCTTGAGCACTCGATTCATAAACGAGTTTCTTATTGACATGGCTAAGCTGCAGTGCTTACCTCCTACTTGTGAGCCACGTGTGACAGAACACATTGAACACATTATAGACTTGATTGCCGAGGTACTTTCGACTTGTGCAGCAAATGCTAGCAACTCAGCTACGTTATTTTTCGGAATTTTTATTTACTTGTGTTGTTTCTTTAGGAAAATTGACACTGTGGAGTGCATTTATTTGTCACCATTCAAATTAAATCAGATTCTTGTGCACCTTACTTCACCAGCCAGCATGGTCAATCATGTGTAGCATGCTGTATATGATAATTGTCCTTCAAAATTGTTCTAATGTCCCTTTTATCTCTTATACTGCAAGAAATTCTTCAGCAAGTAAAACTGTTCTCACTTTGTGTATCTTTGTGAACAGATAATCAAGAATGACAAAGCTTATGTAGATGGCGATGTTTTCTTCTCAATTGACAGTTTTCCTGAGTATAACAGTTTATCTGGTAGGAACTTGGATGATAATCGTCCTGGCTCACGTGTTGCTGTTGATCCAAGAAAGCGGAACCGTAATGACTTTGCATTATGGAAGGTGATTTTTGATGCATCGGCGTTAACATTTTACTCTCTTGATCATCGTCGCGTTCTCTTTATCCTTGAATTGCTCTGTCCAGGCTGCTAAGGAAGGTGAGCCTTTTTGGGAGAGCCCCTGGGGTCGTGGAAGGCCAGGATGGCATATTGAATGCAGCGCAATGAGTGCGCACTACTTAGGACATGTATTTGATATCCATGGTGGAGGGAAAGATTTAATTTTTCCTCATCATGAGAATGAGCTTGCACAAAGCCGAGCTGCTTATCCAGATAGCGAGGTCAAATGCTGGATGCATAATGGCTTTGTTAACAAGGATGATGAGAAAATGTCAAAATCGCTTAATAACTTCTTCTCGATCAGAGAGGTAAGGGGATGGATACCTGACTCTTTTTAGTAACTTTCATCAAACTTCTAAGGATATCTAAcatctgttctttttttttcttcagattaTTACTCTGTACCATCCTTTGGCCTTAAGATTTTTCCTGATGCGCACACATTATAAATCTGATGTGAATCACTCTGATAAAGCACTTGAGATTGCATCTGATCGTGTATATTACATTTATCAGGTGATTTGTTTAAACTTTAATATCAGTTATGATTTAATATCAAATCAAGGTTTTGGCATTCAATTATACTTTTGTCTCAGCAATAGAATATGAGACCAGCCCTTTTTGGTATCTGGTTATCTTTTGTAGTACCAGCATCTCACTCGATTTAAATTTTATGCAGACTTTACATGACTGTGATGAAGTGTTGTCTTTATATCGTGAAGAGAATATATCTGTTCCGGTCCCAGATGAGGAGCAAAAACTGGTTGACGAACACCATACAGCGTTTTTGGATTCTATGTCAGACGATCTTAGAACTACAGATGTTCTGGATGGCTTCATGGGCCTGTTGAAGGCAATAAACAGCAATTTGAATGATTTTAAGGTATGTTGATCCTGTTTCTTGTTGTGTCAAGGTTTGGATGATTTAAATCCTGGAGTAAATCCACATTCATTTCATATTAGTTCACTAACATATTTTCTACTTTCAGAAGCTGCAGCAAAAACTGGaacaacagaagaagaagcaacaacagaaaaagcagcagcagaagcaacAGCGGCCACAGAAACAGCCAGAAGATCATATTCAAGCTCTGATTTCTCTGGAGGcagaaattaaaaataaacTATCTATCCTCGGTCTGATGCCACCTTCATCTTTGGTAGAGGTACTAAAGCCACACTATCTCGACATGTTTTCCTCTTATGTTTGGTTGCACGCAGCATGAACAAATTTCAACTCAACAGGTACTGAAGGAATTGAAAGAAAAGGCATTGAAGCGGGCAGGGTTGACCGAAGAAACATTGCGTGAGCAGATTGAGCAGAGAGTTGCTGCAAGGAACAACAAGCAGTTTGATGTGTCTGACCAAATCAGGAAGCAGCTTGCCAGTAAAGGCATTGCCCTGATGGATGAACCTACTGGCACGGTGTGGAGACCATGCGAACGAGAGTAGTCTGTGTAGCCGCGATTAATTCGTGCTTGGTCTAACAAATGATAGTGTTACAATGAATCATCTGCCCATCTATTGCATTGGTGTAGATTGACACATAGCACCGCTTTTGGATGTGTTTACTATAGGGGTTCGAAGCCCACTCACCAGATGACACTTGTGTACCTGGCTGTGTTAGGAACAGAAGGCCCCATTGACTGGTATACTTAAGTACTGCGTGTTGAATTCCTGGTTTGGATTTGCACCTTAAAGTTCCATATATAGTTGCATTCGAATGAATAAAATTATGCGTTCGTGTTACACATGGTCTATTTTGTTTGTGATTTGCCCAGTTGAACCAGATGATTGGGTGATACTATATTGTTATTTTCAACTAAGATGTCGACAGAAACGGGAGCTGTTTGTACAGCCGCAACTTGCCGACAGGCGGCCACCTAAACGCTACTGAGTTTACGTCTACCAGCGCGCGGCCAGAGATCACATCTCTCCTGGCGAACCACCATTTCTCAGTGCTCAATAGATGCACCCATCTACGAAGTGACGAGAAAACACGGGTACTCTCAACTCGACGCTTTTGCCAAAACGGACAGGACGACGATGAGTAAGGGCGCAAGAACACCGAGCCGCAACGAAGTGCGTTCGTCCCTCCGATGATCGGGTCAACAAGTCAACAATTCCCTGGAGGCTGGAGCATCAGCAATCAACGCACAGACGTAGGGAGAAACCAGCTAGCGCCCCGAGCAGCACGGGTACACTGCTCAGCGAACGACCTAGGCAGATCGACGCAgctaggaaagaaaaaaaacacatcgACATACTTTGCATGAATGAtctatccatccatccatctcgTCCCCCAGGCCACGGAAAGCCCCGCCTCCATACGCGCGCGCCTCTGGTACACTTCGGggttgt
This is a stretch of genomic DNA from Brachypodium distachyon strain Bd21 chromosome 1, Brachypodium_distachyon_v3.0, whole genome shotgun sequence. It encodes these proteins:
- the LOC100833521 gene encoding chaperonin CPN60-1, mitochondrial, giving the protein MYRAAASLASKARQAGSSARQVGSRLAWSRNYAAKDIRFGVEARALMLSGVEELADAVKVTMGPKGRTVIIEQSFGAPKVTKDGVTVAKSIEFTDRVKNVGASLVKQVANATNDTAGDGTTCATVLTKAIFTEGCKSVAAGMNAMDLRRGISMAVDSVVTNLKGMARMINTPEEIAQVGTISANGEREIGELIAKAMEKVGKEGVITIADGKTLYNELDVVEGMKFERGYISPYFITNQKSQKCELEDPLILIHEKKISSFPAMVKVLEYALKMKKPLLIVAEDLESEALGTLIINKLRINMKVCAVKAPGFGENRKSNLQDLAILTGGEVITEELGMNLENFEPHVLGTCKKVTVSKDDTVVLDGAGDKKAIEERAEQLRSAIEESTSDYDKEKIQERLAKLSGGIAVLKIGGASEPEVGEKKDRVTDALNATKAAVEEGIVPGGGVALLYASRDLDKLQTANFDQKIGVQIIQNALKTPVHTIASNAGVEGAVIVGKLLEQDNTDLGYDAAKGEYVDMIKAGIIDPLKVIRTALVDAASVSSLMTTTEAIIVETPTEEKSAPAMGGGMGGMGF
- the LOC100834139 gene encoding cysteine--tRNA ligase CPS1, chloroplastic/mitochondrial, which encodes MAENSSAPAGATLLSNLTMADDSTSPATTTLPSVPTTGEDKPKPSPPQLHLFNSMTKKKEPFVPRVEGKVGMYVCGVTPYDFSHIGHARAYVAFDVLYRYLKFLGYEVEYVRNFTDIDDKIIDRANKAGETVTSLSTRFINEFLIDMAKLQCLPPTCEPRVTEHIEHIIDLIAEIIKNDKAYVDGDVFFSIDSFPEYNSLSGRNLDDNRPGSRVAVDPRKRNRNDFALWKAAKEGEPFWESPWGRGRPGWHIECSAMSAHYLGHVFDIHGGGKDLIFPHHENELAQSRAAYPDSEVKCWMHNGFVNKDDEKMSKSLNNFFSIREIITLYHPLALRFFLMRTHYKSDVNHSDKALEIASDRVYYIYQTLHDCDEVLSLYREENISVPVPDEEQKLVDEHHTAFLDSMSDDLRTTDVLDGFMGLLKAINSNLNDFKKLQQKLEQQKKKQQQKKQQQKQQRPQKQPEDHIQALISLEAEIKNKLSILGLMPPSSLVEVLKELKEKALKRAGLTEETLREQIEQRVAARNNKQFDVSDQIRKQLASKGIALMDEPTGTVWRPCERE